Part of the Niallia alba genome is shown below.
TTCTTGGGAAATAGACGCAATTGTACGATACAACGACCCATGGCTTGCTTCTTTTAATGCAGTCGAATATGAGGAAGATATATATTTTTCCGTAGTTAAGGCATCGTTTAGAAAATCTCTATCGTTCATTTGCGGCGTCTTGGGAACTGGTGTTTCAGGATTCTTAATTTTGTTTGGATTATTATTTTCCACTATCGTATCCTCCTTATTGATTCATATTTTGTGAAGGTTGAGTTACATACTGTTGCATCTGTTGAAGCAGCTGTTGATAGTGTCGGTCGTGCATTTGTCCAGCTTGTTCAAGTGCTGCTCTTACTTCTGGATTTTGACATTGTTGAGCGAAAAAATGCATTTTCTTC
Proteins encoded:
- a CDS encoding spore coat protein, which produces MENNNPNKIKNPETPVPKTPQMNDRDFLNDALTTEKYISSSYSTALKEASHGSLYRTIASISQETEDCHRNLYNLMFKNGWYALEKETPQTIQQSVQQFSNYMQSQDPYRGNLIQ